One genomic segment of Amycolatopsis sp. Hca4 includes these proteins:
- a CDS encoding DMT family transporter: protein MSLALPTRARSSAALVLAGVLWGTGGLAGSLLARRAGLHPIAVADYRLLVGGAVAVVLLKRRGLPRTPEAAKRVLAVGGLFALFQASYFAAVALSSVSVATMTTIGAAPVMVTLASVRKLRRWTLVSVTGTLAGLVLLQWSPGEAFSFGGLGFALLAAAGFATLTLVTAKPVEGLDPLSTTAFGCLTGGLLLLPVAGWSGMAIPLHADVLAIVCYLGAIPTALAYAAYLRGLADAHPVLGSLSAVLEPLTAAVLSAALLGERLGVTAWCGAAVLVAALVVGYWRPEPR from the coding sequence ATGTCCCTCGCCCTACCCACGCGCGCCCGCTCGTCGGCCGCGCTGGTCCTCGCCGGTGTCCTCTGGGGCACCGGTGGCCTCGCCGGCTCGCTGCTCGCCCGGCGGGCCGGCCTCCACCCGATCGCCGTCGCCGACTACCGGCTGCTCGTCGGCGGTGCCGTCGCGGTCGTCCTCCTGAAACGCCGCGGCCTCCCGCGCACTCCCGAAGCGGCGAAACGCGTCCTCGCCGTCGGCGGGTTGTTCGCGCTCTTCCAGGCGAGCTACTTCGCCGCCGTCGCGCTCAGTTCGGTCAGCGTCGCGACCATGACCACCATCGGCGCCGCGCCGGTCATGGTCACCCTCGCGTCGGTGCGGAAACTCCGGCGCTGGACGCTGGTCTCCGTGACGGGCACCCTCGCCGGCCTGGTGCTGCTCCAGTGGTCGCCGGGCGAGGCGTTCTCGTTCGGCGGCCTCGGCTTCGCCCTCCTCGCGGCGGCCGGTTTCGCGACCCTGACCCTGGTCACCGCGAAGCCGGTCGAAGGCCTGGATCCGCTGTCGACGACGGCGTTCGGCTGCCTCACCGGCGGCTTGCTGCTGCTCCCGGTGGCGGGCTGGTCCGGCATGGCGATCCCGCTGCACGCGGACGTCCTGGCGATCGTCTGCTACCTCGGCGCGATCCCGACCGCACTCGCGTACGCCGCGTACCTGCGCGGCTTGGCCGACGCGCACCCCGTGCTCGGCTCGCTGTCGGCGGTGCTCGAGCCGCTGACGGCCGCGGTGCTGTCCGCCGCGCTGCTCGGTGAACGGCTGGGCGTGACGGCGTGGTGCGGCGCGGCCGTGCTGGTCGCGGCGCTGGTCGTCGGCTACTGGCGGCCCGAGCCGCGCTGA
- a CDS encoding GNAT family N-acetyltransferase has protein sequence MTAMPAGCSRYVQLSAEEFRARLPEALDIYVRAMRYPAGTAEQRAPMWLTHALREGWRCMAALDADDVLLGVAYGYRGRAGQWWHEQVRHGLSRRSGAAEADRWLADYFELTEIHVRPENQGHQIGEDLLRSLLEGVPSANVLLSTPEGTSRAWKLYRRTGFVDVLRDYHFAGDPRPFAILGRALPLDPR, from the coding sequence GTGACCGCGATGCCCGCCGGCTGCTCCCGGTACGTCCAGCTCTCCGCGGAGGAGTTCCGCGCCCGCCTGCCCGAAGCGCTCGACATCTACGTCCGGGCGATGCGGTATCCGGCGGGCACCGCCGAGCAGCGTGCGCCGATGTGGCTCACCCACGCGCTGCGCGAGGGCTGGCGCTGCATGGCCGCGCTCGACGCCGACGACGTCCTGCTCGGCGTGGCCTACGGCTACCGCGGCCGGGCCGGGCAGTGGTGGCACGAGCAGGTGCGCCACGGCCTGAGCCGCCGGTCCGGCGCCGCCGAGGCCGACCGCTGGCTGGCGGACTACTTCGAGCTGACCGAGATCCACGTCCGGCCGGAGAACCAGGGCCACCAGATCGGCGAGGACCTGCTGCGCAGCCTGCTGGAAGGCGTCCCGAGCGCGAACGTGCTGCTGTCGACGCCGGAGGGCACGAGCCGGGCTTGGAAGCTCTACCGCCGCACCGGCTTCGTCGACGTCCTGCGTGACTACCACTTCGCCGGCGACCCGCGGCCGTTCGCGATCCTGGGCCGGGCCCTGCCCCTCGACCCGCGCTGA
- a CDS encoding YbaK/EbsC family protein has protein sequence MSSLEHPAVAKVAAALAEAGQRGAAEGIRVLPAEVRTAAQAAEALGVPVGAIANSLIFRLGSDKKALLALTSGAHRADPATLERLAGGGIGKADADFVRAHTGQPIGGVAPTGHPSPLPTLVDTALREHAVVWAAAGHPKAVYPTTFADLVALTGGTPGALGGAEEDGQP, from the coding sequence ATGAGTTCGCTGGAGCACCCCGCCGTCGCCAAGGTGGCGGCCGCGCTGGCCGAGGCCGGGCAGCGCGGCGCCGCCGAGGGCATCCGTGTCCTGCCCGCCGAGGTCCGGACCGCCGCTCAGGCGGCCGAAGCACTCGGCGTGCCCGTCGGGGCCATCGCCAACAGCCTCATCTTCCGCCTGGGGTCCGACAAAAAAGCGCTCCTCGCCCTCACCTCGGGCGCCCACCGCGCCGATCCGGCCACCCTCGAGCGACTGGCCGGGGGCGGAATCGGCAAGGCCGACGCCGATTTCGTGCGGGCGCACACCGGCCAGCCGATCGGCGGCGTCGCGCCCACCGGGCACCCGTCGCCGCTGCCGACGCTGGTCGACACCGCTCTGCGCGAGCACGCCGTCGTCTGGGCCGCCGCCGGGCACCCGAAGGCCGTCTACCCGACGACGTTCGCCGACCTGGTGGCCTTGACCGGGGGCACCCCGGGCGCGCTCGGCGGCGCGGAGGAGGATGGACAGCCGTGA
- a CDS encoding SAV_6107 family HEPN domain-containing protein — MALRPPASPAAAGLLAQARRGLAEATQEPRPAERFIGAYLAALRGAAAVLAARGRPHRGRARPASTWDLLDSVAPELREWSAFFASNSATRAAAQAGITGKVTAESAAGLVGAATPFLELVRRLVHGLPITGEAHVA, encoded by the coding sequence ATGGCGCTGCGCCCGCCCGCGTCTCCGGCCGCCGCCGGGTTGCTGGCGCAGGCTCGGCGGGGGCTGGCCGAGGCCACCCAGGAACCCCGGCCCGCCGAACGCTTCATCGGTGCCTACCTCGCCGCCCTGCGGGGGGCCGCTGCCGTTCTCGCCGCTCGGGGGCGGCCGCACCGGGGGCGGGCGCGGCCCGCCAGCACCTGGGACCTGCTCGACTCCGTCGCCCCGGAGCTGCGGGAGTGGTCCGCCTTCTTCGCCAGCAACTCCGCCACGCGCGCCGCCGCGCAGGCCGGGATCACCGGGAAAGTCACCGCCGAGTCCGCTGCCGGGCTGGTCGGGGCGGCCACGCCGTTCCTCGAACTCGTCCGCCGGCTCGTGCACGGCCTGCCGATCACCGGGGAAGCCCATGTCGCGTGA
- a CDS encoding maleylpyruvate isomerase family mycothiol-dependent enzyme produces the protein MSREHGPVDQGRLLTALGIEGRLLAEAVRAAPTEAPVPACPGWSLGEVARHVGSLYRMVRRRLTDGRSPDDWPRDPEPGQSLQEFLEAGLSELLDELAAHDPADRADTWWPADRTYGFWRRRMLHETVVHRVDVEQAAGAEPRGVPEDVAIDGIDEVLTLWFGQKLPMLGLTGTKAGSVGVRAGAHSWIARAGPATTEAWRCSAEEAEAADDVVTAAKPELIYLWLWGRASLTAVTVRGVHDQAAQLWALLRLATR, from the coding sequence ATGTCGCGTGAGCACGGCCCGGTCGACCAGGGGCGGCTGCTCACGGCGTTGGGAATCGAAGGCAGGCTGCTGGCCGAAGCCGTCCGCGCGGCGCCGACCGAAGCGCCGGTGCCGGCCTGTCCCGGCTGGTCGCTCGGCGAGGTCGCCCGGCACGTCGGCAGCCTCTACCGGATGGTCCGGCGCCGGCTGACCGACGGCCGGAGCCCGGACGACTGGCCGCGCGACCCGGAACCCGGCCAGAGCCTGCAGGAGTTCCTGGAAGCCGGCCTGTCCGAACTGCTCGACGAGCTCGCCGCGCACGACCCGGCGGACCGCGCCGACACCTGGTGGCCGGCGGACCGGACCTACGGCTTCTGGCGACGGCGGATGCTGCACGAAACGGTCGTCCACCGGGTGGACGTCGAGCAGGCGGCGGGCGCCGAGCCGCGCGGCGTGCCCGAGGACGTCGCGATCGACGGCATCGACGAGGTGCTCACCCTGTGGTTCGGTCAGAAGCTGCCGATGCTCGGCCTGACCGGCACGAAGGCGGGCTCGGTCGGCGTCCGGGCCGGCGCGCACAGCTGGATCGCGCGGGCCGGTCCGGCCACCACGGAAGCCTGGCGCTGCTCGGCCGAGGAGGCCGAAGCCGCGGACGACGTCGTCACGGCCGCCAAGCCCGAGCTCATCTACCTGTGGCTCTGGGGCCGCGCGTCCCTGACCGCGGTGACCGTGCGCGGCGTGCACGACCAGGCAGCCCAGCTCTGGGCGCTGCTGCGGCTCGCGACCCGATGA
- a CDS encoding VOC family protein, which translates to MSTRLVNLVIDAARPEVLADFWAALLGWHVAVEEADEIDVRAPESDGWDLDLVFVPVPEPKEVKNRVHLDLASRTPEHQAELVARALELGARRADLGQGDVPWVVLADPEGNEFCVLEPRERYGDTGAVASIVVDAHDPELLAGFWTRITGRPIEFREGEVLVGLRAPSGRGPWLEFLRNDDVKQVKNRVHLDVAPPAEADHAAVVQEVIAGGAAPADLGGPKLPWRVLTDPEGNEFCVLTPR; encoded by the coding sequence ATGAGCACGCGCCTGGTGAACCTGGTGATCGACGCGGCGCGCCCGGAAGTCCTGGCGGACTTCTGGGCCGCGCTGCTCGGCTGGCACGTCGCGGTCGAGGAGGCCGACGAGATCGACGTCCGCGCGCCGGAGAGCGACGGCTGGGACCTGGACCTCGTCTTCGTGCCGGTCCCCGAACCCAAGGAGGTCAAGAACCGCGTCCACCTGGACCTGGCGAGCAGGACACCGGAGCACCAGGCCGAGCTGGTGGCGCGTGCCCTGGAGCTGGGTGCGCGCCGGGCCGACCTCGGGCAGGGTGACGTGCCGTGGGTGGTGCTCGCGGACCCGGAAGGCAACGAGTTCTGCGTCCTCGAGCCCCGCGAGCGGTACGGCGACACCGGTGCGGTGGCGTCGATCGTGGTCGACGCGCACGACCCGGAGCTCCTCGCGGGCTTCTGGACGCGGATCACCGGCCGGCCGATCGAGTTCCGCGAGGGCGAGGTCCTGGTGGGGCTGCGCGCGCCGTCCGGCCGCGGGCCGTGGCTGGAGTTCCTGCGCAACGACGACGTCAAGCAGGTCAAGAACCGCGTGCACCTCGACGTCGCGCCCCCGGCGGAAGCCGACCACGCCGCGGTCGTGCAGGAGGTCATCGCGGGTGGTGCGGCGCCGGCGGACCTGGGCGGTCCGAAGCTGCCGTGGCGGGTGCTGACCGATCCGGAAGGCAACGAGTTCTGCGTGCTGACCCCGCGCTGA
- a CDS encoding GNAT family N-acetyltransferase, which translates to MPQPGRTAAVEEPAAPSAWRVRIRMHDHPGTLARIAIRLADLECNILGLSVLPVPGGVLDEIVLRPATGLPRRHLVDAIRAEGCECTAIIDADVHELVDPSASTLLAARRAIDDPARLADVLKEVLAADVVTLVPAAEANPARTESGHRAVFTLAGDSALVARRQWAPFVQLELTRAESLVTLLAAASRNVAGPVVLDRPDGAAIVLRKGVPGDADAVAELHRRCSMATLFRRYHTGVRTVPRRRLHRLLVPPRGTSVLAVFGREVIGLAQLIPMLTGGAEISLLVEDDWQRQGIGTALLARLAVLAEAQGITELTADCLAGDDILPRTAARAGLRTERSIDDGARLRMFLPA; encoded by the coding sequence TTGCCCCAGCCGGGCCGGACGGCCGCCGTCGAGGAGCCGGCGGCGCCGTCGGCGTGGCGGGTGCGGATCCGGATGCACGACCACCCGGGCACCCTCGCCCGCATCGCCATCCGGCTCGCCGACCTCGAGTGCAACATCCTCGGCCTGTCCGTGCTGCCGGTGCCCGGCGGCGTGCTCGACGAGATCGTGCTGCGCCCGGCGACCGGCCTGCCCCGGCGGCACCTGGTCGACGCCATCCGCGCCGAGGGCTGCGAGTGCACGGCGATCATCGACGCCGACGTCCACGAGCTCGTCGACCCGTCGGCGTCGACGCTGCTCGCGGCGCGTCGCGCGATCGACGACCCGGCCCGCCTGGCCGACGTGCTCAAGGAGGTGCTGGCCGCGGACGTCGTCACGCTCGTCCCGGCCGCCGAAGCGAACCCGGCGCGCACCGAGAGCGGGCACCGGGCGGTGTTCACGCTGGCCGGCGACAGCGCGCTGGTGGCGCGCCGCCAGTGGGCGCCGTTCGTGCAGCTGGAGCTGACCCGTGCCGAATCGCTGGTGACGCTGCTCGCCGCGGCGTCCCGCAACGTGGCAGGCCCGGTGGTCCTCGACCGCCCGGACGGCGCCGCGATCGTCCTGCGCAAGGGCGTCCCCGGCGACGCCGACGCGGTGGCCGAACTGCACCGCCGCTGCTCGATGGCGACGCTGTTCCGCCGCTACCACACGGGAGTGCGGACGGTCCCGCGCCGCCGCCTCCACCGGCTGCTGGTGCCGCCGCGCGGCACGAGCGTGCTCGCCGTCTTCGGCCGCGAGGTGATCGGCCTGGCCCAGCTCATCCCGATGCTCACGGGCGGCGCGGAGATCTCCCTCCTGGTGGAGGACGACTGGCAGCGCCAGGGCATCGGAACGGCCCTGCTGGCGCGGCTCGCGGTGCTGGCGGAGGCCCAGGGCATCACGGAGCTGACGGCGGACTGCCTGGCCGGCGACGACATCCTGCCCCGGACGGCCGCCAGAGCCGGCCTGCGCACGGAACGCAGCATCGACGACGGCGCCCGGCTCAGGATGTTCCTGCCGGCCTGA
- the def gene encoding peptide deformylase gives MAMRELRYFGDPILKSACDPVTVFDEKLEALVRDLVDSVKPAGRAGLAAPQIGVGLRVFSYDVAGLTGYVVNPEIVELSEETHEINEGCLSVPELWFPTKRAKHAKVRGVDVHNEPIEVEGEDVLAQCLQHETDHLDGILYLDRLTAERKKTALREARDKDWFWKR, from the coding sequence ATGGCGATGCGCGAACTGCGCTATTTCGGCGACCCGATCCTCAAGTCCGCCTGCGATCCGGTCACCGTGTTCGACGAGAAGCTCGAAGCGCTCGTGCGGGACCTGGTCGACTCCGTCAAGCCCGCCGGGCGCGCCGGGCTGGCCGCGCCGCAGATCGGCGTCGGGCTTCGCGTTTTCAGCTATGACGTTGCCGGGCTGACCGGGTATGTCGTCAACCCCGAGATCGTCGAGCTGTCCGAGGAAACGCACGAGATCAACGAAGGCTGCCTGTCGGTGCCGGAACTGTGGTTCCCCACCAAGCGGGCGAAGCACGCGAAAGTCCGCGGCGTCGACGTCCACAACGAGCCGATCGAGGTCGAAGGCGAAGACGTGCTCGCGCAATGCCTGCAGCACGAAACCGATCACCTCGACGGCATCCTCTACCTCGACCGGCTCACCGCCGAGCGCAAGAAGACCGCCCTGCGCGAGGCGCGCGACAAGGACTGGTTCTGGAAGCGCTGA
- a CDS encoding DeoR/GlpR family DNA-binding transcription regulator, whose translation MSQPRPGTRDRRAMLLEAVREGAGGIAELAEEFGVSESTIRRDLASLAGAGHVVRTYGGALDTERSPREKDRENAAAKEAIARAAAALVKDGEVVLLDAGTTTGRLARHLAHREGLTVVTNGVAAIRELAGFAGIDLIVLGGRVQHTDEAVLGESVLAQLRHISPDRVFLGADGVVADRGLCCPSLEQSVVKHAMLHAGAEAYVLADHTKLDQAPFSYWTPLDREYRLITDEPRVDVTFPQFAQSVILAGPSETVGGAAHHG comes from the coding sequence ATGTCCCAGCCGCGACCAGGCACCCGTGACCGGCGCGCGATGCTGCTGGAAGCCGTCCGCGAGGGCGCCGGCGGCATCGCGGAGCTGGCCGAGGAGTTCGGCGTCTCCGAGTCGACGATCCGCCGCGACCTCGCCTCGCTCGCCGGGGCGGGCCACGTCGTCCGCACCTACGGCGGCGCGCTCGACACCGAACGCAGCCCCCGCGAGAAGGACCGGGAGAACGCGGCGGCCAAGGAGGCCATCGCCCGGGCGGCCGCCGCGCTGGTCAAGGACGGCGAGGTGGTGCTGCTCGACGCCGGCACGACCACCGGCAGGCTCGCCCGGCACCTCGCCCACCGCGAGGGGCTGACCGTGGTGACCAACGGCGTCGCCGCGATCCGCGAGCTCGCGGGCTTCGCCGGGATCGACCTCATCGTCCTCGGCGGCCGGGTGCAGCACACCGACGAAGCGGTCCTCGGCGAGAGCGTGCTCGCGCAGCTGCGGCACATCTCACCCGACCGGGTGTTTCTGGGAGCGGACGGCGTGGTCGCCGACCGAGGGCTGTGCTGCCCGTCACTGGAGCAGTCGGTGGTCAAGCACGCGATGCTCCACGCGGGCGCCGAGGCGTACGTGCTGGCCGACCACACCAAGCTGGACCAGGCCCCTTTTTCCTATTGGACGCCGCTCGACCGCGAGTACCGGCTGATCACCGACGAGCCGCGGGTCGATGTGACGTTCCCGCAGTTCGCCCAGAGCGTGATCCTGGCCGGACCGTCCGAAACTGTCGGTGGTGCCGCGCATCATGGATGA
- a CDS encoding MFS transporter, translating into MIPRKRWAYVIPVAVVMYMLAYLDRTNVAVILPYIGDDFPLSASAKGLASGIFFVGYLVLQIPAAVLAAKWSARKTVLILMVAWAVAAVLCGLVRNETQLYLARLLLGLFEGGVWPAVLILLASWFPQAERARANALWMTCLPISAILMSPLSGFMLDHMSWRWVFVLQGLPPLVWAVVWWFAVADRPARARWISAAEREYLETTLKAEEDAKPAFAKQGYRQALANRQVLLLVGVYFFWITGFYGFSLWLPSVVKTMTGGSATAVGFLSAVPYVLALAGMVACAHWSDRTGNRRLAVTVPLLVAIAGLLLGNLGHWPAAVQLLLLCVVATGVYMPYGPFWAIPSRVLGIEVVAVAMGLINALGNLGGFAGPYLVGWLTDVTGTATTGFVVLAAFLAVAAGLAFFGLKPATVEGSAHVPAATRHP; encoded by the coding sequence GTGATCCCCCGCAAGCGCTGGGCGTACGTCATCCCGGTCGCGGTGGTCATGTACATGCTGGCCTACCTCGACCGCACGAACGTCGCGGTGATCCTGCCCTACATCGGCGACGACTTCCCGTTGTCCGCCAGTGCCAAGGGGCTCGCGAGCGGCATCTTCTTCGTCGGCTACCTCGTGCTGCAGATCCCGGCGGCGGTGCTGGCCGCCAAGTGGAGCGCCCGCAAGACGGTGCTGATCCTGATGGTCGCCTGGGCGGTCGCGGCGGTGTTGTGCGGGCTGGTGCGGAACGAAACGCAGCTGTACCTGGCCCGGCTCCTGCTCGGGTTGTTCGAGGGCGGGGTGTGGCCGGCCGTGCTGATCCTGCTGGCGTCCTGGTTCCCGCAGGCCGAGCGGGCGCGGGCGAACGCGCTGTGGATGACGTGCCTGCCGATCTCGGCGATCCTCATGTCGCCGCTGTCCGGGTTCATGCTCGACCACATGTCCTGGCGCTGGGTGTTCGTCCTGCAGGGGCTGCCGCCACTGGTGTGGGCGGTCGTCTGGTGGTTCGCGGTGGCCGACCGGCCGGCCCGGGCCCGGTGGATTTCCGCGGCGGAACGCGAGTACCTCGAAACCACCTTGAAGGCCGAAGAGGACGCCAAACCGGCGTTCGCGAAGCAGGGCTACCGGCAAGCGCTGGCGAACCGCCAGGTGCTGCTGCTGGTCGGTGTCTACTTCTTCTGGATCACCGGCTTCTACGGCTTCTCGCTGTGGCTGCCGTCGGTGGTGAAGACGATGACCGGCGGCTCGGCCACCGCCGTCGGCTTCCTGTCGGCCGTGCCGTACGTGCTGGCGCTGGCCGGGATGGTCGCGTGCGCGCACTGGTCCGACCGCACCGGCAACCGGCGGCTCGCGGTCACCGTGCCGCTGCTCGTCGCGATCGCCGGGCTGCTGCTGGGCAACCTCGGGCACTGGCCGGCGGCCGTGCAGCTGCTGCTGCTCTGCGTCGTGGCGACCGGCGTCTACATGCCGTACGGGCCGTTCTGGGCCATCCCCAGCCGGGTCCTCGGCATCGAGGTCGTCGCCGTGGCGATGGGCCTGATCAACGCGCTGGGCAACCTCGGCGGGTTCGCCGGCCCGTACCTCGTCGGCTGGCTCACCGACGTCACCGGCACCGCGACCACCGGGTTCGTCGTACTGGCCGCGTTCCTCGCCGTGGCCGCCGGGCTGGCGTTCTTCGGGTTGAAACCCGCGACTGTGGAAGGGTCGGCGCATGTCCCAGCCGCGACCAGGCACCCGTGA
- the pdxA gene encoding 4-hydroxythreonine-4-phosphate dehydrogenase PdxA: protein MSDLPVLAVTLGDPVGIGPEIALKTLAEPEALQLAHGVAVGDAIVLERLVRHLGLHLEINPIATVADARFTTGVIDVLNLGVVTEDLPWGEVNATAGAAAVGAIEVATGLALKGEVDAVVTAPINKEAIWAAGSRHLGHTEMLGELTGSTRFNTMFWVSGLKIFFATRHLSLREAIGRITRENIEHAIREAYTALEVFGTEKPRLAVAALNPHGGENGKFGDEEIIAIAPAVAAARVAGLDVVGPIPADSVFHQGIQGRFDGVLSLYHDQGHIAAKTYDFDGTVSVTVGLPILRTSVDHGTAFDIAGTGRASHGTMRAAFKAAATLAPYARKLPVIYPPSLR, encoded by the coding sequence GTGAGCGACCTCCCCGTTCTCGCCGTCACCCTCGGCGACCCCGTCGGCATCGGCCCGGAAATCGCGCTGAAGACCCTCGCCGAGCCCGAGGCCCTCCAGCTGGCACACGGCGTGGCGGTGGGTGACGCGATCGTGCTGGAGCGCCTGGTCCGGCACCTGGGCCTGCACCTGGAGATCAACCCGATCGCCACGGTCGCCGACGCGCGCTTCACCACCGGCGTGATCGACGTGCTCAACCTCGGCGTCGTCACCGAAGACCTGCCGTGGGGCGAGGTGAACGCCACGGCGGGCGCGGCGGCGGTCGGGGCCATCGAGGTCGCGACCGGGCTCGCGCTGAAGGGCGAGGTCGACGCGGTCGTGACCGCGCCGATCAACAAGGAGGCCATCTGGGCGGCGGGTTCGCGGCACCTCGGGCACACCGAGATGCTCGGCGAGCTGACCGGTTCGACCCGGTTCAACACGATGTTCTGGGTCTCCGGGCTGAAGATCTTCTTCGCCACGCGGCACCTTTCCCTGCGCGAAGCGATCGGCCGGATCACCCGGGAGAACATCGAGCACGCGATCCGTGAGGCGTACACGGCGCTGGAGGTCTTCGGCACGGAGAAACCGAGGCTGGCGGTGGCGGCGTTGAACCCGCACGGCGGGGAGAACGGCAAGTTCGGCGACGAGGAGATCATCGCGATCGCCCCGGCGGTCGCCGCCGCGCGGGTCGCCGGGCTCGACGTGGTCGGCCCGATCCCCGCGGATTCCGTGTTCCACCAAGGGATCCAGGGCCGGTTCGACGGCGTGCTCTCGCTCTACCACGACCAGGGGCACATCGCGGCGAAGACGTACGACTTCGACGGCACCGTGTCGGTGACGGTCGGCCTGCCGATCCTGCGCACCTCGGTCGACCACGGCACGGCGTTCGACATCGCCGGCACCGGCCGGGCGTCGCACGGCACCATGCGGGCGGCGTTCAAGGCGGCGGCCACCCTGGCGCCATACGCGCGGAAGCTGCCCGTCATCTACCCGCCGAGCCTCCGGTGA
- a CDS encoding Hsp70 family protein, with protein MRILSVDLGTSNTVAVLSAHGMPPRVVEVDGSANMPSAVFATEEGTIMVGRDAERRARLDPTRFEPNPKRRIDEQTLLLGTDVVPVTDALAAILRRVLEETSRQLGGEQPDEVRLTHPAQWGQTRRNVLMSAARLAGMGPNILLVPEPVAAAAHFASFPGKSLAPGQALAVYDLGAGTFDVAVVGATQNGFTVLAEDGLPDLGGLDVDQALMVHVGREVSHSDPQRWQRLLRPESTGDRRTRRALQEDVKAAKEALSRHPQTEVPMPEPFKDVLVTRGELEGLVRPAMLRSVELLSRTLRSSGLTPDRLAGIYLVGGSSRLPLVGTMIAEKLGVVPGSLDQPETAVALGAQHVARDGLSVRTQNVEGAVAAGAPPHRLQYAPPPPPPQYPGYAPSNFPPSGPQPVPSNFPAYSPAPEKAAPRGKKKLLIGIAAAVVVALAVGLTLFLTSSSSVATYTADQCRTPGQADDKGFTGCLRQLAGKIADTGDCKPGMGNGPAAPAQSLGAASTCSAPGRAGTQVTYVHGDSADTLKQYTDGLLTSAGGDRTEADWGGNGLKGHYSSAAGKTSAVLVFTVSDRPLAGFIYQLNTSDQAAATTPGTLADYFEASVQPGQ; from the coding sequence GTGCGGATCCTGTCGGTGGACCTCGGGACGTCCAACACCGTCGCCGTGCTTTCGGCGCACGGCATGCCGCCCCGGGTCGTCGAAGTGGACGGCTCGGCCAACATGCCGTCGGCGGTGTTCGCCACCGAAGAGGGCACGATCATGGTCGGCCGCGACGCCGAGCGGCGCGCCCGGCTCGACCCGACGCGCTTCGAACCGAACCCCAAGCGCCGCATCGACGAGCAGACCCTGCTGCTCGGCACCGACGTCGTCCCGGTGACCGACGCGCTGGCCGCCATCCTGCGCCGGGTGCTCGAAGAGACCTCCCGCCAGCTCGGCGGCGAGCAGCCCGACGAGGTCCGGCTGACCCACCCCGCGCAGTGGGGGCAGACGCGCCGGAACGTGCTGATGTCCGCCGCCCGGCTCGCCGGGATGGGCCCGAACATCCTGCTGGTGCCCGAGCCGGTCGCCGCCGCGGCGCACTTCGCGTCCTTCCCCGGCAAGTCGCTCGCGCCCGGCCAGGCGCTCGCCGTCTACGACCTCGGCGCTGGCACCTTCGACGTCGCGGTCGTCGGCGCCACCCAGAACGGGTTCACCGTGCTCGCCGAGGACGGCCTGCCCGACCTCGGCGGCCTCGACGTCGACCAGGCGCTGATGGTGCACGTCGGGCGCGAGGTCTCGCACTCCGACCCGCAGCGCTGGCAGCGGCTGCTGCGCCCGGAGTCGACCGGCGACCGGCGCACCCGGCGCGCGCTGCAGGAGGACGTCAAGGCGGCCAAGGAGGCGCTGTCGCGGCACCCGCAGACCGAGGTGCCGATGCCCGAGCCGTTCAAGGACGTCCTCGTCACCCGCGGCGAGCTGGAAGGCCTGGTCCGGCCGGCGATGCTGCGCAGCGTCGAGCTGCTTTCGCGGACACTGCGGTCGTCCGGGCTGACCCCGGACCGACTGGCCGGCATCTACCTCGTCGGCGGGTCGAGCCGGCTGCCGCTGGTCGGCACGATGATCGCGGAGAAGCTCGGCGTCGTGCCGGGCAGCCTCGACCAGCCCGAGACCGCCGTCGCGCTCGGCGCGCAGCACGTGGCCCGGGACGGGTTGTCGGTGCGCACCCAGAACGTGGAAGGGGCGGTGGCCGCGGGTGCACCGCCGCACCGCCTGCAGTACGCGCCGCCGCCTCCGCCGCCGCAGTACCCGGGGTACGCGCCCTCGAACTTCCCGCCGAGCGGCCCGCAGCCGGTGCCGTCGAACTTCCCGGCGTACTCGCCCGCGCCGGAGAAGGCCGCGCCCCGCGGGAAGAAGAAGCTGCTGATCGGGATCGCGGCCGCGGTCGTCGTGGCGCTCGCGGTGGGGCTGACGCTGTTCCTCACGTCGTCGTCCTCGGTGGCGACCTACACCGCGGACCAGTGCCGGACGCCGGGACAGGCCGACGACAAGGGCTTCACGGGGTGCCTGCGCCAGCTCGCCGGCAAGATCGCCGACACCGGCGACTGCAAGCCGGGCATGGGCAACGGCCCGGCAGCGCCGGCGCAGAGCCTCGGGGCCGCTTCGACCTGCTCGGCGCCGGGCCGGGCGGGCACGCAGGTGACCTACGTCCACGGCGACAGCGCCGACACGCTCAAGCAGTACACCGACGGCCTGCTCACCTCGGCGGGCGGCGACCGCACCGAGGCCGACTGGGGCGGCAACGGGCTCAAGGGCCACTACTCGTCGGCCGCCGGGAAGACGTCGGCGGTGCTCGTGTTCACCGTGTCGGACCGGCCGCTGGCCGGGTTCATCTACCAGCTGAACACGAGCGACCAGGCGGCGGCGACCACGCCCGGCACGCTGGCCGACTACTTCGAGGCCAGCGTCCAGCCGGGTCAGTAG